Within Micromonospora parathelypteridis, the genomic segment GGTCGAGACACCCACCGGGGCGGTACGCCACGCCCGCGGTGGGCCAGCATCGCATGTCGCCGCGTCCACCAGCGCAGGCTACTGGGCTCGTGGCGGGCCGGACCACCTCCTTTGGTAGTACCCGGTGCTGCCAACGGATGTAGCCGCTGTGGCGTCTGGACCGACGTGCCCGGCCCGGCCGGGTCCGCAGACTCAGGGCATGACGAACAACCTTCTCCTGCGTCGAGCCGCGGTGGCGGCCGGCGCGATCCTGGTGGCGACGGCCGAGTTCGCGATCCTGCACTCGGCGGCCGACGTCGACCTGGCGGCCAACTCCGGAAACTCGACCCGGCAGATTGCGGCGGCCGCGGTCGTCGTGGCCGCCGCGGTCGCGGCACTGGCCGGTTGGGCGCTGCTCGCGGTGCTGGAACGGCTGACCAACCGGGCCCGTGTGTGGTGGACCTCGATCGCGGTCGCGGTCCTGCTGCTGTCGCTCCTGGTCGGGCCACCGAGCGGCGTCGGCGGGGGAGCGAAGGCGACTCTCGCGCTGCTCCACCTGAGCGTCGGCGTCGTCCTCATCCTCGGCCTGCCCCGGGCGCGCCCGGAGAGGCTGAACCGATGACCGCGCTGACCGTACGAAAGCAGGACGGGGTCTTCGTTCTCGACTCCGGTGCCGGGGGTTGCGCCTCGCTGCGTACCGGCTGGACCTGGCGGCGCGGCGAGATCCGCACCGGCGCGGGCCTCTGGACGGTCGCGCCGACCGATCGCCGGCGCATCGGGGTCACCGCCCAGACCGAGCACGGCGTGGCGGTGCGGCTCGACCCGCTCCGGTCGCACGTGCCGGGGCCCGGCGGGGTGGCGCGCTGGGCGCCCGGTCGCTGCGGCGGTGAGCTGGTACGCGACGGGCACCGGATCGCGGTGCGCCTCCCCGGACGGCTCGGCGGGCCGATCCGCGTCGACGTCACGGGCGTTTGGGCCGAGGTGGAGTTGGTGACGCTGACCGCCTGCTTCGCACTGATGAGTCGCCGGCGGCAGCGCACCTTGAACACCATGGCGGTGATCAGCATCGCCACGCAGGGCCCCGTAGGTTGACGCGGGCACCCAGGGCGCTTGGGGCCGCCGTGTCCAGCGGGCCTGGGCGTCACTGTAAAGGCCTTTGTCGCCTAGGCCATGTCGAGGGTAGTGTGTGGGGCATGGCCACGCACGAGAGCCAGGACACGGCCGACCCGCGGATCCCCGCGCCGGCCGCGGCGATCGTGGACCTGCTCAACTCCCGGCCACACGCCACACCGGCACTACCGGACACCCTCGACGATCCCCGGCAGGCCGGCGCGATCCTCAGCCCGTTCGATCCCACGGCGGAGGACGCCCCGACCCCCGTCCGACTCGAGCGGGTCCGCGCCGTCCGTGATCACCTGATCGCGGTGTTGGCGGCCGACACGCCGGCGCGAACCGCCCAGGCCTGGACGATGGTGACCGAGCAGGGCAACGAGCTCACATTCCGGCAAACCTTCACGCCGGACGGGCAACCACAGCTACTGCAGGTGTCCGGCGATCCGGTCGTGGGCCGGATCGTGCTCACCGTCGCCGAACTCGTCAACGCGAGCACCTGGTCGCGGCTGCGCATCTGCGGTAACGACATGTGCTCCCGCGTCTTCTACGACACGACCCGCAGCCGCACCCAGCGCTGGCACTCCTACGAGATCTGCGGCAACCGAACGAACGTCGCCGCCTACCGGGCACGCGCCCGCGGATCCCGCACCAGCGGCGATTAGCTCGACACCGTGGCCGTTCGTGTCGGGCGGCAGTCAGGGTGACGCGAACGAGCACCGTCCGGGATAGCCTTGCCGTATATGGCTACCTATCGCAGTGCATCAGTGCTTCTCTCCGCAGACGGCACCAGGACCCCGGGGACTGCCGCGCTCTTCGCCGAGCCCGCCCGCAGGGGTGGGATCCCTCCGTGGGCAGGTGACTTCCGACCCGCCAACAGCGCCGGCAACGGCCCCAAGAACGCGGTCGGGAAGACCTTCACCCTGGAGTTGCCCGACGGCAGCACCGGCAAGGTCGTGGTCCAGAGCCTCAAGAGCGGAAAGGGAGGCGTCGTACTGGCGTTGATGGGCGAGGACGCGCCCCCCTTCTGATCGCCACCCGGCCGATGTCAATGCCTTCGGCCCCGCCGACAGGGCCACCGGTCAGCGACGGCCGGTGGCCAGGGCGACGAGATACTGTCCGCCGCCTGTGTCGACGCTCGCGGTGACCGGCAGCCCGGGCACCAGCCGGGAGAACCGGTCTACCAACCAGTCCGCCGCCTCCTGGGCGTCCTTCTTGCTCGGACAGCGGGCGACCAACTCGCGGCCACCCTTGCGTTCGAGCCGCTCGGCGACGGTGATCAGCGGCGCGGGCTCCACCACATGCAGATGGTCCGGCCAGGCGATGACCACCTTGACCGCGCCCTTGCGGGTGTTGCAGGCACGGTGCGCGAGTCGCTCGGTGACCTTGGCCTTCTTGTCGGCGGTCCGGCTGTCGACGCTGGGGCCACGCGGGTCGTTCACCGACCTGTCGGCGTCGACCGGCTCGTCGCACACCCAGCATCGCCAACTGTCACGACTCGCGACGTCATCGAGAAGACTCATCCGAGCAAACTAGCCTGTCAGCCTGGGCACCGGCGTTCTGGCGTACGCATCGGCCCTGGGGTCCGGCGAGTCCTCGTCAAACGGTCGCCGAGTCGCCGGGCCGCAGGTCGACGAGTACGTCCGCCAGGCCCGCTTCCGCGAAGGCACGCACGACGTCGTCGGCACCTTCGGTGTAGTGCCCCCAGCCGTCCTGGTGCACCGGCACCACCGCTCGGACGCCGAGCAGGGCCGCCGCCCGTGCCGCCAGTTCCGCGGTCAGGGTGAGGAAACCCTCGCCGCGTACCGCGATGTAGGCCGCGCCGAGGTTGAGGATCGCGATCTCTATCGCCGGGAACCGTTCCGCGACGACCGCCACGACATCCACCGAGGCGTTGTCACCACTGACGTAGACGGTCGGCCAGCCGCTCGCCTCCAACACGAACCCGATGACCGGGCCGTTGACCACGCCGATCTCCGGTGTGCCGTGCAACGCCGGAACCGCCGTGACGCGAATGTCGCCGACCTGGGTGTCCTCGAACGGCCGCAGGCCGATGGCGCCGGGACCGAGTTTCGGGAACCCCGCCGCGGTGGTGAGCACGCGCGGGGCGCGTCGCGCGTACTCGCGCCCGGAGATGTCGAGGTTGTCGATGTGGTGCTCGTGCGAAACGAGCACCACATCGACCTGGTCGAGGTCCTCAGCGGCGCTTGGTCCGGTCAGCTTGGTCGCGGTGACCGGCCCGCTCTGGTACGTCCGTGGTTCGTCGAACGTCGGGTCCAACACGAGGCGGGAGCCCGCGTAGTCCAGGACCGCCGTCGGCCCGCCGATGACGCGTACGGTCGGCTTGTTCATGTTCTTCTCCCTGGTTCCTGCGCGCGCGCAGGTGTCGGCGTGATCGTGTCGCCGGGCTACCGGTGGTCGTCCGGTGCTGTTACCGGAGCGGTAGGTCGGTGTCGTCCCCCGAGGGCCGCGGGCCGTGGAAGCGGCGCTCGTCCGGGGTGATGGGGACATCGTTGATGCTGGCTTCGCGGCGGCTCATGTAGCCGTGATCGTCGAACTCCCACTGCTCGTTGCCGTAGCTTCGCCACCACTGGCCGGCGGCGTCGTGCCACTCGTACTGGAACCGTACGGCGATGCGGTTCTGGTGGAACGCCCACAGCTGTTTACGCAGGACGTAGTCGAGTTCGCGTTCCCACTTCTCGGTCAGAAACGCTTCGATCTCGTCGCGGCCGGTCAGGAAGGTGGATCGATTGCGCCAGGTGCTGTCGGGTGTGTAGGCGGCGGCGACGCGCTGGGGATCGCGGGTGTTCCAGGCGTCTTCGGCGGCCTGGACCTTGATCCGAGCGGTTTCTTCTGTGAATGGGGGCACCGGGTGTCGCAGCGGTGCGCTGTCGTTGGCGTCAGTGCTCATGGCTGTCCCTGTCTCGGCTCGGGGCGGGGAGGGGGCGACCGTGCAGTTGCTCGCGTAGGGCGCGGTTGTCCGCGCGCAGGCGAGCGAGTTCGTCGCGCATCGGGGCGAGCGCGTCCGACAGTTCCGCCTCGGTGAAGCGCGGCGTGATGTGTTGGGGGCAGTTCCAGTCGTAGCCCCGCACATCGACGGTTATCAACCGTTCCACCTTGCCCGGCCTCCCGGGCACGCCAAGCCCTTCCATCAGGCCTTCGGCTTCGCGGTCACGTACGTCGGTGACGTGGGCCGTGCCGATGATTTTGAGGCGGCGTTGGTGGGGGTAGTCCATGAGTAGTAGTGATACCTGCGGCGAGGCCCCGAGGTTGCCGACTGACAGATATTGCCGGTTGCCGCGCAGGTCGGCCCAGGCGAGGACGCTGTGC encodes:
- a CDS encoding nuclear transport factor 2 family protein, producing MSTDANDSAPLRHPVPPFTEETARIKVQAAEDAWNTRDPQRVAAAYTPDSTWRNRSTFLTGRDEIEAFLTEKWERELDYVLRKQLWAFHQNRIAVRFQYEWHDAAGQWWRSYGNEQWEFDDHGYMSRREASINDVPITPDERRFHGPRPSGDDTDLPLR
- a CDS encoding pyridoxamine 5'-phosphate oxidase family protein, coding for MPHRYLQELTTPSVAAAQHRYGSRPAIQRMVAGWDTDAVLGTDEAAFIAERDSFYLATVGENGWPYLQHRGGPPGFLHVLDPVDGHSVLAWADLRGNRQYLSVGNLGASPQVSLLLMDYPHQRRLKIIGTAHVTDVRDREAEGLMEGLGVPGRPGKVERLITVDVRGYDWNCPQHITPRFTEAELSDALAPMRDELARLRADNRALREQLHGRPLPAPSRDRDSHEH
- a CDS encoding DUF6069 family protein, producing MTNNLLLRRAAVAAGAILVATAEFAILHSAADVDLAANSGNSTRQIAAAAVVVAAAVAALAGWALLAVLERLTNRARVWWTSIAVAVLLLSLLVGPPSGVGGGAKATLALLHLSVGVVLILGLPRARPERLNR
- a CDS encoding MBL fold metallo-hydrolase — encoded protein: MNKPTVRVIGGPTAVLDYAGSRLVLDPTFDEPRTYQSGPVTATKLTGPSAAEDLDQVDVVLVSHEHHIDNLDISGREYARRAPRVLTTAAGFPKLGPGAIGLRPFEDTQVGDIRVTAVPALHGTPEIGVVNGPVIGFVLEASGWPTVYVSGDNASVDVVAVVAERFPAIEIAILNLGAAYIAVRGEGFLTLTAELAARAAALLGVRAVVPVHQDGWGHYTEGADDVVRAFAEAGLADVLVDLRPGDSATV
- a CDS encoding CGNR zinc finger domain-containing protein; translation: MATHESQDTADPRIPAPAAAIVDLLNSRPHATPALPDTLDDPRQAGAILSPFDPTAEDAPTPVRLERVRAVRDHLIAVLAADTPARTAQAWTMVTEQGNELTFRQTFTPDGQPQLLQVSGDPVVGRIVLTVAELVNASTWSRLRICGNDMCSRVFYDTTRSRTQRWHSYEICGNRTNVAAYRARARGSRTSGD